A stretch of Roseibium porphyridii DNA encodes these proteins:
- the tsaD gene encoding tRNA (adenosine(37)-N6)-threonylcarbamoyltransferase complex transferase subunit TsaD — MTSVKKNNNTATLTVLGIETSCDETAAAVVTGPGDRKILSNTIRSQIDEHTAFGGVVPEIAARAHINILDRIIDEAMQQAGCDWDDIDAVAATAGPGLIGGVIVGFMTAKAIAMAADKPLVGINHLEGHALTARLTDNLEFPFLLLLVSGGHSQFLLVRGVGDYERLGTTIDDAIGEAFDKTAKLLGLPYPGGPHVEKMAKRGDVTRFRLPRPLLDRPGLDMSFAGLKTALRTQAKKLEPIDDQTVADLCAAFQRSVSDVLATRTKSALALFSEKHPDAEPVIVVAGGVAANQEIRESLLSAAQASNARFVAPPMSLCTDNAAMIAWAGIERLQLGPVDDMALSPRPRWPLDSANAGVLGAGKKGAKV; from the coding sequence ATGACTTCAGTCAAGAAAAACAACAATACGGCCACACTAACCGTTCTGGGAATCGAAACCAGCTGCGACGAAACAGCCGCAGCGGTCGTAACGGGTCCGGGAGACAGAAAAATCCTGTCGAATACGATCCGCTCGCAGATTGACGAACATACGGCCTTTGGTGGCGTTGTTCCCGAAATCGCGGCGCGAGCCCATATCAACATTCTCGACCGGATCATCGATGAGGCAATGCAACAGGCCGGCTGTGACTGGGATGACATCGACGCTGTTGCGGCAACGGCCGGACCCGGCCTGATCGGCGGTGTCATTGTCGGTTTCATGACCGCCAAGGCAATTGCCATGGCAGCCGACAAACCACTGGTTGGCATCAATCATCTGGAAGGGCACGCGCTCACCGCCCGATTGACCGACAATCTGGAGTTTCCATTTCTGCTGCTCCTGGTGTCAGGTGGCCATAGCCAGTTTCTACTTGTCCGTGGTGTTGGCGATTATGAACGGCTTGGCACCACAATCGACGATGCGATTGGCGAAGCTTTCGACAAGACCGCCAAGTTGCTCGGCCTTCCTTACCCGGGAGGGCCTCACGTTGAGAAAATGGCAAAACGGGGAGATGTCACCCGTTTCAGGTTGCCGCGCCCCCTGCTCGACCGACCAGGGCTGGATATGTCCTTTGCGGGCTTGAAAACCGCGCTGCGAACACAGGCCAAAAAACTGGAACCGATCGATGACCAGACGGTCGCCGATCTTTGCGCGGCTTTTCAACGTTCCGTTTCCGATGTACTTGCAACCCGGACCAAATCCGCTCTTGCGCTTTTCAGCGAAAAACACCCGGACGCCGAACCAGTCATCGTGGTTGCCGGTGGCGTTGCTGCAAATCAGGAAATTCGCGAAAGTCTGCTTTCGGCAGCCCAGGCTTCAAATGCCCGCTTCGTGGCACCACCCATGTCGCTATGCACAGACAACGCAGCGATGATTGCCTGGGCCGGCATCGAACGCCTGCAGCTCGGTCCGGTTGACGACATGGCGCTTTCACCTCGTCCGCGCTGGCCGCTGGACAGCGCCAACGCCGGTGTGCTTGGTGCAGGAAAAAAAGGGGCCAAGGTCTGA
- a CDS encoding YciI family protein produces the protein MLYALICTDKPGALQTRLDNREAHIGFLKALGNGLKAAGPFTDDEGNMTGSLVVIEAANRDEALAISEEDPYARAGLFESVEIRPWNWVIKNPEAS, from the coding sequence ATGCTTTATGCACTGATCTGCACCGACAAACCGGGTGCGCTTCAAACCCGCCTTGACAACAGAGAAGCCCATATCGGCTTTCTGAAGGCTCTCGGCAATGGGCTCAAGGCCGCTGGTCCTTTCACCGATGATGAAGGCAACATGACTGGTTCGTTGGTGGTTATTGAAGCCGCCAACCGTGACGAAGCGCTGGCGATTTCGGAAGAAGATCCATATGCCAGGGCCGGTTTGTTCGAAAGTGTGGAGATCCGCCCATGGAACTGGGTGATCAAAAATCCGGAGGCATCTTAA
- a CDS encoding helix-turn-helix domain-containing protein encodes MSFSPFRLSFIANYVILGAFVGVLIIHPLNLIVVWWELSRFSDTAPNLMEFLSARLWLVLLPRHLDVAVAYTLVGAIVGLAFGIFSRNYMQTSEAYKSLREEQTTLIPDLMKRGETSRVEFKSSLRWDMQENHINRGLEKVIAKTLAGFYNAEGGHLLIGVNDAGEPLGLDKDLATLKSPDLDAFERTVNDIVSKNLGGDLCPYIHTVFASVGGRDVAMIIVRPAPRAVYMEENKASVFYLRSGNSTRKLDVREAVNYANTRWS; translated from the coding sequence ATGTCATTCTCTCCGTTCAGACTTTCTTTCATTGCAAACTACGTGATCCTTGGCGCTTTTGTTGGCGTTCTGATCATTCACCCCTTGAACCTGATCGTGGTTTGGTGGGAGTTGTCGCGCTTCTCTGACACAGCACCCAACCTGATGGAATTTCTCTCCGCGCGGCTCTGGCTCGTTCTGCTTCCCAGGCATCTGGACGTTGCTGTCGCCTATACGCTGGTCGGCGCAATTGTCGGACTGGCCTTTGGCATATTCAGCCGAAATTACATGCAGACCTCAGAGGCCTATAAGTCCTTGCGGGAGGAGCAGACCACACTGATCCCCGACCTGATGAAGCGAGGGGAAACAAGCCGGGTCGAATTCAAGTCGTCGCTGCGTTGGGACATGCAGGAAAACCACATCAATCGTGGCCTGGAGAAGGTCATCGCCAAGACGTTGGCCGGTTTCTACAACGCCGAAGGCGGACATCTGCTGATCGGCGTCAATGATGCGGGCGAGCCCCTTGGTCTTGACAAAGATCTGGCAACACTCAAGAGCCCAGATCTCGACGCTTTTGAACGAACGGTCAATGACATCGTATCCAAGAACCTGGGTGGCGACCTCTGCCCTTACATTCACACGGTCTTTGCAAGTGTCGGCGGTAGGGATGTGGCCATGATCATCGTTCGGCCGGCACCACGCGCGGTTTACATGGAAGAAAACAAGGCCTCGGTCTTCTACCTGCGCAGTGGCAATTCGACCCGGAAGCTCGATGTTCGGGAAGCTGTCAACTACGCCAACACGAGATGGTCCTGA
- a CDS encoding M20 aminoacylase family protein, whose protein sequence is MPVINRLADLSDEITAWRRDIHENPEILYETVRTAGKVAELLESFGVDEVATGLGKTGVVGVIKGRNGGDGKTIGLRADMDALPIEEATGKDYASKVPGKMHACGHDGHTAMLLGAAKYLAETRNFDGTVVVIFQPAEEGGAGAKAMIDDGLMTRWPIDEVYGMHNYPGMPVGEFAIRKGPIMAATDEFRITITGKGGHAAKPHMTIDPIVVGSKMVSVLQTIASRNANPLDSVVVSVTVFQAGNAFNVIPQEVFLRGTVRTLTPKMRDLAQERMEAIVNGTAETFGATAKLEFIRGYPVTANHDDQTDFAANIAEGIAGEGKVDRQIEPMMGGEDFSYMLEERPGAFIFAGNGDSAGLHHPEYDFNDDLIPVGCSYWVKLVETAMPTAA, encoded by the coding sequence ATGCCAGTCATAAACCGTCTTGCGGACCTGTCAGATGAAATCACGGCCTGGCGCCGCGACATCCATGAAAATCCGGAAATCCTTTATGAAACCGTCCGGACCGCAGGTAAAGTGGCCGAACTCCTTGAAAGTTTCGGCGTCGACGAAGTGGCCACCGGGTTAGGCAAGACGGGCGTTGTTGGCGTGATCAAGGGTCGCAACGGTGGGGACGGCAAGACAATCGGCCTTCGTGCGGACATGGATGCATTGCCGATCGAGGAAGCAACCGGCAAAGACTATGCATCAAAGGTACCCGGCAAAATGCATGCCTGCGGCCATGACGGTCACACCGCCATGTTACTTGGAGCCGCGAAATACCTTGCCGAGACCCGCAATTTCGACGGAACGGTTGTCGTGATTTTCCAGCCCGCAGAAGAAGGCGGCGCGGGCGCAAAGGCGATGATCGACGATGGCCTGATGACACGTTGGCCCATCGATGAAGTCTATGGAATGCACAATTATCCAGGCATGCCTGTGGGGGAATTTGCGATCCGCAAGGGTCCGATCATGGCTGCAACGGACGAGTTCCGCATTACGATCACTGGCAAGGGCGGCCATGCCGCAAAGCCTCATATGACCATCGACCCGATTGTCGTCGGTTCAAAGATGGTGTCTGTGCTGCAAACGATTGCCAGCCGAAACGCCAATCCACTCGATTCCGTCGTTGTTTCGGTCACCGTCTTCCAGGCAGGCAATGCGTTCAACGTGATCCCGCAGGAGGTTTTCCTGCGCGGAACCGTACGCACGCTCACGCCAAAAATGCGTGACCTTGCTCAAGAGCGCATGGAAGCCATCGTCAACGGCACGGCCGAAACTTTCGGCGCGACGGCAAAGCTGGAGTTTATTCGCGGCTATCCGGTGACGGCCAATCACGACGATCAAACAGACTTTGCCGCAAATATCGCCGAAGGCATTGCCGGTGAAGGCAAGGTCGACCGCCAGATCGAACCGATGATGGGTGGCGAGGACTTTTCCTACATGCTGGAAGAACGCCCGGGCGCTTTCATATTTGCCGGCAACGGCGACAGTGCCGGTCTTCACCATCCCGAATATGATTTCAACGACGACTTGATTCCGGTCGGTTGCTCCTACTGGGTGAAGTTGGTGGAAACAGCCATGCCTACGGCGGCCTGA
- a CDS encoding uroporphyrinogen-III synthase, with protein MEAPLLEFRSCPPASFGLQTVAALAVTSRRSVTVLSHHTEIELLRKLTVFAVGEATAGACRFAGFERVFTAGGDLEALANLVCRHKAEISGRQLLYPAAADRAGDLVGLLAKMDIECRLSVVYAMEPVAGFPVDALSAVRQRRTDRILVYSRRTAEVLQDLIVSEGLEHNFSGLPVYAISQQAAEPISKIMKVHVADAPNEKALLDLALAEC; from the coding sequence GTGGAGGCTCCGCTACTGGAGTTTCGCTCGTGTCCGCCTGCATCGTTCGGCTTGCAGACGGTTGCTGCACTTGCCGTAACAAGCCGCCGCTCCGTTACGGTTCTATCTCACCACACAGAAATTGAGCTGCTACGCAAACTCACTGTGTTTGCTGTGGGTGAGGCCACTGCTGGAGCTTGCCGTTTTGCTGGATTTGAACGTGTCTTCACTGCCGGTGGAGATCTTGAAGCGCTCGCGAATTTGGTTTGTAGACACAAGGCAGAGATTTCCGGTCGGCAACTGCTTTATCCAGCTGCTGCCGACCGAGCGGGAGACCTCGTCGGATTGCTGGCCAAGATGGACATCGAGTGCCGTCTTTCAGTTGTTTATGCCATGGAGCCGGTGGCAGGTTTTCCGGTCGATGCACTCAGTGCCGTCAGGCAGAGGCGTACGGATCGCATTCTCGTATATTCGAGGCGAACTGCAGAAGTGCTGCAAGACCTGATCGTATCGGAAGGTCTTGAACACAATTTTTCCGGTTTGCCGGTTTACGCCATTTCGCAGCAGGCTGCAGAGCCAATCTCTAAGATCATGAAGGTGCATGTCGCGGACGCACCAAATGAAAAAGCCCTGCTGGATCTGGCGTTAGCGGAGTGTTAA
- a CDS encoding NUDIX hydrolase, with the protein MEPEDAVMQIYHKAYVYLTCGPELLVFIEPDHPNPDLQVPGGTLDPGESYLQGARREFVEETGLSLDIALESFADQDHIFENVPNCLDGLHRRRHFHGRILQKPAVEWEHYEMTPSTGGPPIRFRLFWLDLFADDAPAETRFFQGFGAQLETLRTRMERQSNGRH; encoded by the coding sequence TTGGAGCCGGAGGACGCGGTCATGCAGATCTACCACAAGGCGTATGTTTATCTGACCTGTGGGCCGGAACTTCTGGTGTTTATCGAGCCTGACCATCCCAATCCGGACCTGCAAGTGCCAGGAGGCACACTCGATCCCGGCGAAAGCTATTTGCAGGGTGCCAGACGCGAGTTCGTCGAAGAGACAGGACTTTCATTGGATATCGCGCTCGAATCGTTCGCCGACCAAGACCATATCTTCGAAAATGTTCCCAATTGTCTCGACGGACTGCATCGGCGGCGACATTTCCACGGCCGTATCCTGCAAAAGCCGGCAGTGGAATGGGAACATTATGAAATGACCCCGAGCACAGGCGGCCCGCCGATCCGGTTCCGCCTGTTCTGGCTCGACTTGTTTGCCGACGATGCGCCCGCCGAAACCCGGTTCTTTCAAGGTTTTGGAGCGCAGCTTGAAACACTACGGACGCGCATGGAAAGGCAGAGCAATGGGCGCCATTAG
- a CDS encoding NUDIX hydrolase produces the protein MRVYHKAYVYLTCGTDLLVFNEPDTPHLGLQVPGGTVDPGESFLKGAMREFAEETGLTLDAAFDHFSDQDLPFETFPKVGQFLAPPNRPLKGRHIRRNYHVTLSKRPKEKWEHFEMFPSSGGDPIRCHFFWIDLFGAEAMTEETFFAAFGAPLSLLRKRLAPLQDAA, from the coding sequence ATGCGCGTCTACCACAAGGCTTATGTATACCTGACCTGCGGGACGGACCTTCTGGTCTTCAACGAACCTGACACGCCGCATCTCGGCCTTCAGGTTCCCGGGGGTACCGTGGATCCTGGCGAGAGCTTTTTGAAGGGAGCCATGCGCGAGTTCGCCGAGGAAACCGGACTGACGCTTGACGCAGCCTTTGATCATTTTTCAGATCAGGACCTGCCCTTTGAAACCTTTCCAAAGGTCGGCCAGTTTCTGGCTCCACCGAACCGCCCGTTGAAGGGCCGCCACATTCGCCGCAACTATCATGTCACGCTTTCAAAGCGGCCCAAGGAGAAGTGGGAGCATTTCGAGATGTTTCCAAGCAGCGGAGGAGATCCGATTCGTTGCCATTTTTTCTGGATTGATCTCTTTGGCGCAGAGGCGATGACTGAGGAGACTTTTTTTGCAGCATTCGGCGCTCCGCTCTCCCTGCTTCGCAAGCGTTTAGCGCCTCTGCAAGACGCAGCCTAA
- the hemC gene encoding hydroxymethylbilane synthase codes for MQTNPLRIGTRGSALALAQAHETRERLMTAHGLGEDAFEIVVIKTSGDKIQDRPLSEVGGKGLFTKEIEEALLDGRIDIAVHSSKDMPTVLPDGLALTAFLPREDVRDAFLSPKAETLTDLPQGAVVGSSSLRRQAMIKRLRPDLEVVMYRGNLQTRLRKLAEGAVDATLLAAAGLRRLGLEKEITSLLETDEFLPAVGQGAICIESREGDEATLAMLAAIHDPETQHRLDAERAFLAVLDGSCRTPIGGLAMIADGVMHFKGVVLKPDGSEMHETTNEGNVSDAVEIGRTAGEALKAKMGPGFLADH; via the coding sequence TTGCAAACAAATCCTTTGCGCATTGGAACCCGAGGAAGCGCGTTGGCGTTGGCACAGGCACACGAGACCCGTGAAAGGCTCATGACGGCGCACGGGCTTGGTGAAGATGCTTTTGAGATCGTCGTAATCAAGACTTCAGGCGACAAGATCCAGGACAGGCCGCTGTCAGAAGTGGGGGGAAAGGGCCTCTTTACCAAGGAAATCGAGGAAGCATTGCTTGACGGGCGGATCGATATCGCCGTGCATTCTTCCAAGGATATGCCGACCGTGTTGCCCGACGGGCTGGCTTTGACGGCGTTCCTGCCTCGCGAAGATGTGCGAGATGCGTTTTTGTCGCCAAAGGCCGAAACCCTCACCGATTTGCCGCAAGGAGCTGTGGTTGGATCGAGTTCCTTGCGCCGTCAGGCCATGATCAAGCGGCTGCGGCCGGACCTGGAAGTGGTGATGTATCGCGGCAATCTGCAAACGCGACTGCGCAAACTGGCGGAAGGCGCAGTCGATGCGACGCTGCTTGCAGCAGCCGGCTTGAGACGGCTAGGGCTTGAGAAAGAGATCACCAGCCTTCTGGAAACCGATGAATTTCTGCCTGCTGTCGGACAGGGTGCAATCTGCATAGAAAGCCGTGAGGGAGACGAGGCAACGCTTGCCATGCTGGCCGCGATCCATGACCCGGAAACACAACACCGGCTGGATGCTGAACGGGCTTTCCTGGCCGTTCTTGACGGGTCCTGCCGGACGCCGATTGGCGGACTTGCCATGATTGCCGATGGGGTTATGCATTTCAAAGGCGTTGTGCTGAAGCCGGATGGTTCCGAGATGCATGAGACAACGAACGAAGGCAACGTGTCGGACGCTGTTGAAATCGGCCGGACTGCCGGGGAAGCGTTGAAAGCCAAAATGGGCCCCGGTTTTCTGGCGGATCACTAA
- a CDS encoding EVE domain-containing protein → MQYWLIKSEPDKWSWDQQKAKGEAGEEWDGIRNYQARNNMRAMEIGDKAFFYHSNIGKEVVGVVEVCSDIHPDSTTDDPRWECVDFKAVCDIPQPVTLAQVKAEPRLEKMSLVTSMRLSVQPVTEAEWKVVCEMGGLKEPA, encoded by the coding sequence GTGCAATACTGGCTGATTAAGTCCGAGCCGGACAAATGGTCCTGGGACCAGCAAAAAGCCAAGGGTGAAGCCGGCGAAGAATGGGACGGCATCCGGAATTACCAGGCACGCAACAACATGCGCGCCATGGAAATCGGCGACAAGGCCTTTTTCTACCATTCCAATATCGGCAAGGAAGTTGTCGGCGTTGTTGAAGTCTGCAGTGACATTCATCCCGACAGCACGACGGATGACCCGCGTTGGGAGTGTGTTGATTTCAAAGCCGTCTGCGACATTCCCCAGCCGGTGACCCTTGCCCAGGTTAAAGCCGAGCCAAGGCTTGAGAAAATGTCTCTGGTCACTTCCATGCGTCTGTCGGTTCAGCCGGTCACGGAAGCGGAATGGAAAGTCGTCTGTGAAATGGGCGGACTGAAAGAGCCGGCCTGA
- a CDS encoding NAD(P)H-dependent glycerol-3-phosphate dehydrogenase — protein sequence MGAIRTIGVIGGGAWGTALALTAARSGSDVRLWARDPGIVSDIRSRRQNSRYLPGITFDEDLNATTSLEDVAGADALLLVTPAQTTRAMLAALKKTGRAQGPVVLCAKGIEQTSGKLLSKVLSEELPGAEAAVLSGPSFADDVARGLPTAVTVAASSAKTALSLCESMQSPCFRPYASIDILGAQIGGALKNVLAIACGAVVGRKLGASAQAALTARGFAELSRLGTAMGAQSETLTGLSGLGDLVLTCSSSQSRNFSFGLRLGEGFMASELISAGGKLAEGAYSARVAVKLGQKHDIDVPICETVARMIDEDLSIDDALNTLMARPLKPESEVV from the coding sequence ATGGGCGCCATTAGGACGATTGGCGTCATCGGCGGTGGCGCTTGGGGAACCGCCCTGGCCCTCACGGCAGCCCGCTCCGGCAGCGATGTGCGCTTGTGGGCACGTGATCCGGGCATTGTTTCTGATATTCGATCCCGCAGGCAAAACAGCCGATATCTGCCCGGCATCACGTTCGACGAAGACCTGAACGCGACCACGTCGCTCGAAGATGTCGCCGGCGCGGACGCTTTGCTGTTGGTCACACCGGCGCAAACAACGCGTGCGATGCTGGCAGCGCTCAAGAAAACCGGCAGGGCGCAAGGACCTGTCGTCCTCTGCGCCAAGGGTATCGAGCAGACCTCCGGCAAGCTTCTGTCCAAAGTCCTCAGCGAAGAACTTCCGGGCGCAGAAGCTGCGGTGCTGTCGGGTCCGAGTTTTGCTGACGATGTTGCGCGTGGGCTGCCAACAGCAGTCACCGTCGCAGCAAGCTCGGCCAAAACGGCTCTGAGCCTTTGCGAATCAATGCAATCGCCATGTTTCCGTCCCTATGCGTCAATCGACATTCTCGGCGCCCAGATCGGCGGGGCCCTGAAGAATGTTCTGGCCATCGCCTGCGGCGCGGTTGTTGGCCGGAAACTCGGCGCGAGTGCCCAAGCTGCTCTGACCGCGCGTGGTTTTGCCGAACTCAGTCGGCTCGGGACTGCAATGGGAGCACAATCAGAAACACTGACAGGCCTCTCCGGGCTTGGAGATCTGGTACTTACCTGTTCTTCCAGCCAATCGCGCAATTTCTCCTTTGGCCTGCGGTTGGGCGAAGGCTTCATGGCCTCTGAGTTGATTTCAGCTGGCGGCAAACTGGCCGAGGGAGCTTATTCGGCGCGCGTTGCCGTCAAACTCGGACAGAAACACGACATTGATGTTCCGATCTGCGAAACGGTGGCAAGAATGATCGATGAGGATTTGTCCATTGACGATGCCCTCAACACATTGATGGCAAGGCCTTTGAAACCCGAATCGGAAGTTGTTTGA
- a CDS encoding class I SAM-dependent methyltransferase: MAAIEDPAAFILRETKVKPVPHAEEIQLHLADEAMALWQKTEEQLGELGLAPPFWAFAWAGGQGLARYILDTPELVCGKKVLDFACGSGLVGIAAMMAGAASCHSVDVDPFAFAATKLNAALNNVSLMPETADITASGMPEADILFCGDVFYDQHMAAKVLAMLERALNEGMLVLIGDPGRSYLPKERLEELATFVVPVTGALEDNEIKRTQVFRFRAL; the protein is encoded by the coding sequence ATGGCCGCAATCGAGGATCCGGCCGCATTCATCTTGAGGGAAACGAAGGTTAAACCGGTTCCTCATGCAGAGGAGATCCAGCTTCATCTGGCCGATGAAGCAATGGCGTTGTGGCAAAAGACAGAAGAGCAGCTCGGCGAACTTGGTCTCGCCCCGCCATTCTGGGCGTTTGCCTGGGCTGGCGGGCAAGGTCTGGCCCGCTACATTCTGGACACGCCAGAACTGGTTTGCGGCAAGAAGGTGCTCGATTTTGCCTGCGGCTCCGGACTCGTCGGGATCGCCGCCATGATGGCTGGTGCAGCATCCTGCCACTCGGTGGATGTCGACCCTTTTGCCTTTGCCGCAACCAAACTCAATGCCGCGTTGAACAACGTTTCCCTGATGCCGGAAACCGCGGATATCACAGCTTCGGGCATGCCCGAGGCAGACATACTCTTTTGCGGTGATGTCTTTTACGACCAGCACATGGCGGCAAAGGTCCTCGCAATGCTTGAACGTGCCCTGAATGAAGGAATGCTGGTCTTGATTGGTGATCCCGGTAGATCCTATCTGCCGAAGGAGCGTCTTGAAGAACTGGCGACATTTGTTGTTCCAGTGACCGGCGCACTGGAAGACAATGAGATAAAACGGACACAGGTTTTTCGGTTCAGAGCCCTTTGA